The Polyangium mundeleinium genome contains the following window.
ACGCTCCCGATGCGGCGGAGCATGGAGATCCGCGTCCGCGCGGCCCGCACGTGCGCGGGATCTTGATCCTTCCCCTCGTACCGATCGGCAAGCTCCGTCGTGCCCACGCCGAGCGCCCGATCGGCCGCCCACGCGCACCCGACCACGAGCAGCGGACGCAGGATCCGCTCGATCCAGGCCTCCGTCTCCGCCGTCGGCTCGAACGCCCCCAGGCTCCCACGCACGAACAGCACCGCCAGGAGGAGCTGGCAGGGGCCCCGGAACGCCTTGACGATCTGATCGTCCCAGCGCGCGTCCGTGCGCGACGCGATCTGGCCGAGCAGGCGCACCACCGCCGCGCCGAAGATCCAGCCGACCACCGGCGCCGCCAGCACCACGAGCGCCTGCCAGGCGAGCAGCCCAAAAGGCGTCTCCCGATGGAGAAGAAACGATGCCCGGCTCGCCACGTCCCCCTCCGCGGCGAGCGCTCCCATCAGAACGGCGGATCGTTGGTGCACAAATGAGATGTGCCTCAGACGATCGGCATCGCAAGGACTTTTGCGGTCAGGTCAGGACGAAGTTGTTCAGGGTCGCCACGATGACGCCGATGATGCTCTCGCCTGCGATGATGCCCGAGGCGATCGGCACGATCATCTCCTCGCCCTTCTTGCTCATCTTGCCGGCGAGGAAGGCCAGCACCGCGCCGAGGAACATCGCGAGCGGGTAGTAGAACGGCAGGATGAACCCGAGCCCGATGCCCGTGGCCGAGGGCAGGTATTTTTTGTATTTCGGCAAGAGCTTCTCCATCGCCACCAGCACCGTGCCCACCACGAGGCCCACCGCGATGCACGTCCGCGCCATCGGGTGCAGGTTGCCGATGCCCGCCTTGAACACCTCGGCCACGGCCTTCCACTGCTGCGCCGCGGGCGCCGGGAACGCGGGGTTTTCGCCCGTCAGCACGCCGGCATTCGGCACCAGCATGTAGAAGCCGACGACACTGGCGATCGTCCCCGGCAGGATCCCCAGCATCTGCGCGACGAACTGCCGCCGCGGGTTCGCGCCGAGCAGATACCCCGACTTCAGATCGTTCAGGAGATCCGCGCTCGCGCTCGCCGAGCCCGCCGTGATGCCCGCGGTCATCAGGTTCGCCGTCGCGCTCTGCGGGATCAGCACGCCGTAGATGAGCTGCATGATCTTGCCCATCGCGCCCGTCGGCGTGATGTCGGTCTCGCCCGTCGCGCGGCACGCCACGAGCGAGAGCACGAACGTGAGCCCCACGGCGAGCAGGCCCAGATGCACCGGCACGCCGAAGAACTGCCAGGCGATCCCCACGACGCTGACGGTCGCGATCGACCCGCCGATCACGAACCAGCGCATCGGCACCTCGACCCCGGCCCGCGCTGCCCCCGCGTCCCCGCCTGCGGCCTTCCCGAAGCTCTTGAAGGCCCGGACGATCGTCCTCCATTGCAGCACGAACGAGAGCAGGCCCGACGCCACCAGCATCGGCGCGCCGATCCAGAGCCCGATGTCCTTCCACGCCGTCTGCGGCTTCAGCGCGGCCGTCACCACCTGACCGAGCTGGTTCGTCCACTGCGCTTCGAGCGCGATCGGCGTCACGAAGAACGCGAGCACGAGCGCGCCCACCATCATCGAGATCGTCGCGCGGAGCCCCACGATGGCGCCCGCGGCGATGAGCGCCGCGCCGTGATCCAGCTTGATGTTGAACGCGGAGAGCGGGTACGCCTTGCCCGCCGCCGTGACCTTGGGCAGCCAGTCGAAGATCGCCGACGCGCCCGGCACGAGCGCCGCGCGCGTCACCACGCCCGCCGCGTCCACCGACTTGACGATGTTCAGGTCCTTGAGGAGCGGGATGAGCCCGGCCACCGCGGCCGACGCCATCAGCGCGCGGCCTTTTTCGAGCGCGGCCGTGCCCTGGCTGTAGAGGCTCTGCAGCGTCACGGCCGCGGCCGTGCCCGAGGGGAAGCGCAGGCGCTCCTGGTTGATCATGTTGCGCTTCATCGGGATGGCGAGCACCGTCCCGAGCAGCGCGAGCGACACCGTCCAAGCGGCGAGGACGGGCCAGGGGATGTGGGTCCCCTTGGGGTTGTCCGTCGAGACGGTCAGCATCAACATCGCCGGGATCGCCGAGACCATGGTGCCGCCGGTCGAGTACCCCGCGGAGGACGCGGTCGACGCCATGCAGTTGTTCTCGAGGATCGTCATCGGCGTCTTCACGATCCCGGCGCGCAGGAAGGCGCCCCAGATCGAGAACGAGAGGATGCACGCCGTGATGGCGACGCCGAGGTGCCAGCCCGTCTTCAGGCCGACGTAGAGGTTCGTGAACGCGAGCAAGAACCCGAGGGCCGCGCCCATGCCGATGGCGCGAGGCGTGAGCTGCGCGGTCCCGTCGCCCCGGTAGGCCTTGGCGTACCAGCTGTCCTCATCCATCTCGCCGACCGTCTCCGGCGCGATGTCGAGGGGCTTTCCCCGCTCGACCTCCGCGTCCGTCGTCGGCGCCTGCTGGAAGAGCGGGCCTCCGTTCACGACTGCGACCGTTCGCGCCTCTCCTGCGGGCGTCTCGATCTCGCTCATCTCCGCCACATAGCATGGAGGCGGGGTGAACCGTCGTGTCTCTCATCGCTTGGGGGCGTAGCTCCGCGAGCGGAGCTACGCCCCCAAACCCCCTCGGGCCTGCCCTAGCGGAACGCGATTTCTGGATTTGACGCCTCGCGCGCGAGCGCCTGCCGCTCCCGGGCGAGGTAATCCCGGATCGCCGCGTCGAGCCTGGGATCGGCGACGTGATGCAGGCTCCTCGTGATCGTGGGTTCGAAGCCCCGGGTCATCTTGTGTTCTCCGCCGGCGCCGGGCTCGAACCGCCCGATCTTCCGCAGAATGCACTGCTCGATCGAGTGATAAAAGCAGACGTTGAAATGGAGGAAAGGCCGCTCCTCGGAGGCGCCCCAGTACCTGCCGTACAGCGCGTCTTTCCCGGCAAAATTGAAAGCCCCGGCGATGGGCCGTTTCCCTTCCCGGGCGAGCACGACCTCCACGCCGTCGCCGAGCCGCGGCACGATCTCCTCGAAAAACGCGCGGTTCAGGTACCTTCGCCCCCAGGAAAACTTGTCCACGGTGGCCGTGTAATACCCATACATGGCGTCCACGAGATCCGGCGTGATCTCCCGGCCGCGCAAGGTGACGAGCTCGATCCCCTGCTCGGCCACCTCGCGCCGCTCGCGCTTCCATTGGTTGCGACGTTTCGAGGAAAACCGCGCGAGGAAATCGTCGTACGTCGTGTACCCGGGGTTCTTCCAATGAAACTGGAGTCCATACCGCTCGGCGAGCCCGAAGCTCGCGAGGTCGGCCGCCTGATTGGCGGGCGGGAAGAGGACGTGCGCGCTCGAGATCTCGAGCCGCGTGACGAGCTGGCGGAGGCCCTCGGCCATGGCCGCGGCGACCTTCGAGGCATCCGCGCCCTCGGCCACGAGGAGCCGCGGCGCCGTCGCAGGCGTGAACGGGACAGCAACGACGAGCTTGGGGAAGTACTCGATCCCCGCACGATGCGCAGCGCTGGCCCAGGCATGATCGAAGACGAACTCGCCCTCGCTGTTGCCCTTGAGGAACGCGGGCGCAGCCGCGATCAGGCGTTCGGCCTCGTCGTGGAGCGTGAGATAGTGGGGGAGCCAGCCGCTCCTGGGCTCGACGCAGCCCGTCCGTTCGAGGACGTCGAAGAACGCCCAGGTCAGGAACGGAGCCTCGGAGACGCCTCCGAGGGCGTTCCAGGCCTCCTCGGGGATGTCGCGGATCGTGGCGTGGACGCGGAGTTCGAACACTCGGCGGTATCCTCGGCGGGAGACGGGGGGTTGGCAAGGGGCATGGCCGTTGCGTACGGCCGTTCACCCGGGCAAGATGACCCGCATGGGCGACCCCGCGCGGAGCTTGAAGCCTGTCACCCTCGAGGATCTGCTCGCTCTCGCAGGGGATGAACGCGGCTACGAGGTCATCGGCGGCGAGCTCGTCCAGCGGGCGATGACGAGCGGCGCGCACGCCCGGAGCGTCAACCGCCTGGGCGGCCGCATCGGGGACCCATTCGACCGACCGCCCGGTCGTCGCGGCCCCGGCGGCTGGTGGATCCTGACCGACCCGACCGTCGAATTTTCCTCCAGCGAGATCTATCGGCCAGACATCGCCGGATGGCGCCGCGACCGCGTCTCCCATGCCCCCACGGAGTTCCCGGTACGGATTCGCCCTGATTGGGTCTGCGAGGTCCTGTCGCCGACGAATCGCAAGAACGACACGATCTACAAGCGCCGGACGTACCACCGTCACGAGGTCCCGCATTATTGGATCCTCGACCCGATGGAGGAGACCCTCACCGTCCTGCGCTGGACCTCGGTCGGGTATGCGATCGTCACCGACGCCACGCGCGGCCAGCGCCTCCGCGCCGAGCCCTTCGAGGCCGTCGAGATAGACCTCGACGAGCTCTTCGGCGACGTGGCGGAGTAAGCCTGGGTCTCATGTTGGGGGGCATTTCGCTGGCGTCGAGCGCTACGCCCGGGTGGATTCAGATCTCCTGCGCGATCAGCCTGCCGACGGCCTCGTGTGCCGCTTTCAGGCGGGCGAGCCCCGCTTCTCCGTCGCTCATGTACGCGGCGATGAGGATGGGGGCGCGGCCTGGCGGCCAGGTGATGGCAACGTTGTTGACGGCGCAGCGCAGGCCGGTGCCCGTCTTGTCGCCGGTGGTCCAATCCCGGGGCAGGCCGGCGCGGAGGCGGTCCTTGCCCGTCTCGCACGCGCGCAGCCAGCCCAGCAAACGCTCGCGGCTCGGGGGCGCGAGGGCGTCCGCGCAGAGGACCTGACGCATCAGGCCCACCATTGCACGTGGTGAGGTGGTGTCGCGGGGGTCGCCGGGATCGTTGTTGTTGAGGGTGATCTCGTCGCGGTCGAGGCGCGTCACGGAGTCGCCCTGCTGACGGACGAACTGCGTGAAGCCTGCGGGACCGTCCACCTTCGCGAGCAGCAGGTTGGCCGCCGTGTTGT
Protein-coding sequences here:
- a CDS encoding OPT family oligopeptide transporter — translated: MSEIETPAGEARTVAVVNGGPLFQQAPTTDAEVERGKPLDIAPETVGEMDEDSWYAKAYRGDGTAQLTPRAIGMGAALGFLLAFTNLYVGLKTGWHLGVAITACILSFSIWGAFLRAGIVKTPMTILENNCMASTASSAGYSTGGTMVSAIPAMLMLTVSTDNPKGTHIPWPVLAAWTVSLALLGTVLAIPMKRNMINQERLRFPSGTAAAVTLQSLYSQGTAALEKGRALMASAAVAGLIPLLKDLNIVKSVDAAGVVTRAALVPGASAIFDWLPKVTAAGKAYPLSAFNIKLDHGAALIAAGAIVGLRATISMMVGALVLAFFVTPIALEAQWTNQLGQVVTAALKPQTAWKDIGLWIGAPMLVASGLLSFVLQWRTIVRAFKSFGKAAGGDAGAARAGVEVPMRWFVIGGSIATVSVVGIAWQFFGVPVHLGLLAVGLTFVLSLVACRATGETDITPTGAMGKIMQLIYGVLIPQSATANLMTAGITAGSASASADLLNDLKSGYLLGANPRRQFVAQMLGILPGTIASVVGFYMLVPNAGVLTGENPAFPAPAAQQWKAVAEVFKAGIGNLHPMARTCIAVGLVVGTVLVAMEKLLPKYKKYLPSATGIGLGFILPFYYPLAMFLGAVLAFLAGKMSKKGEEMIVPIASGIIAGESIIGVIVATLNNFVLT
- a CDS encoding GNAT family N-acetyltransferase, producing the protein MFELRVHATIRDIPEEAWNALGGVSEAPFLTWAFFDVLERTGCVEPRSGWLPHYLTLHDEAERLIAAAPAFLKGNSEGEFVFDHAWASAAHRAGIEYFPKLVVAVPFTPATAPRLLVAEGADASKVAAAMAEGLRQLVTRLEISSAHVLFPPANQAADLASFGLAERYGLQFHWKNPGYTTYDDFLARFSSKRRNQWKRERREVAEQGIELVTLRGREITPDLVDAMYGYYTATVDKFSWGRRYLNRAFFEEIVPRLGDGVEVVLAREGKRPIAGAFNFAGKDALYGRYWGASEERPFLHFNVCFYHSIEQCILRKIGRFEPGAGGEHKMTRGFEPTITRSLHHVADPRLDAAIRDYLARERQALAREASNPEIAFR
- a CDS encoding Uma2 family endonuclease, yielding MRTAVHPGKMTRMGDPARSLKPVTLEDLLALAGDERGYEVIGGELVQRAMTSGAHARSVNRLGGRIGDPFDRPPGRRGPGGWWILTDPTVEFSSSEIYRPDIAGWRRDRVSHAPTEFPVRIRPDWVCEVLSPTNRKNDTIYKRRTYHRHEVPHYWILDPMEETLTVLRWTSVGYAIVTDATRGQRLRAEPFEAVEIDLDELFGDVAE
- the bla gene encoding class A beta-lactamase, with the translated sequence MTSRWTRRQVLLGTVATLATACAPSRNAVPPDTPSRADRALAEIEASVGGRVGVFALDTGTGRQLARRPDERFAMCSTFKWALAAAVLARVDRGHLSLDERVPYGSTDLLEHAPITRAHVAEGSMTVDALAQAAVTVSDNTAANLLLAKVDGPAGFTQFVRQQGDSVTRLDRDEITLNNNDPGDPRDTTSPRAMVGLMRQVLCADALAPPSRERLLGWLRACETGKDRLRAGLPRDWTTGDKTGTGLRCAVNNVAITWPPGRAPILIAAYMSDGEAGLARLKAAHEAVGRLIAQEI